From the Gossypium hirsutum isolate 1008001.06 chromosome A02, Gossypium_hirsutum_v2.1, whole genome shotgun sequence genome, the window TTCTCTTGATAAGGTTTCCTAAAAAGGTTTCCTAAAAGTACTCTCATGTAAAgccgccaaattcggccatagcgtctaggccgggtttggggtgttacatttaatggtattagaTCTCGGGTTCAAAATTCaattgtgaattttgggtttcaaaatttggtttaaagaaaataatttgtgaaatgatttgaaatattttgatagtatgtatgtggtacaccgagccTTCAGTACTGATCTTGTAAGTTCTTTGAAACTCTGATGTGTACTGTTTGAGAGCATGCTTATACTGAAAATTTTGTCTGTATCTGTCTGAAATGCTGTGTATATGTTATGAAACTACTGTAGTTAGTATGCTTATTGAAACATTCTAGATAGTGTAAATTGAAAACCGTAGTAAACTACGATTTGCGATAACAGACTCTAAGTACTCTGATAACACTTTTGGTTAAAATACCCGATAATGACTATTGAAACTGTAAACTGActtgcataaaatttttaatatagatTAATTCGAAATTACGATGAGCACACGTGGTACTCATGGACAGGGTACTAGAGGCTGAGGTAGAGGCCGTTGAGGGATTCGAACTGAGTCCTTCGTATCTGATACGATCGCTAATTTGGGCACTAGCGAGACATCGGTGTCACCTGTTACTGAGACTGGTGTTGAGTTTGAGGACTGTGCAGTTGGGGACAACGCATTGTCCTAGGCCATGCTGCGAATACTAGAAAGGGTCGCTGGGGCTAATGCTGGATCTGGAGGTCGTGGGTTGGTTATGGAACGACTCCGGTCCAATAGGGCCAAGGTATTTAAGGGCATTGCTGGAGTTGCTCCTAATGTGGTTGAATACTGGATGGAGGCCACAGAGcgtattatggatgatctggatttTACTGCCGAGCAGAAGCTCAAGGGGGCTGTTTCGTTGCTTTGCGATGAAGCGTATTAGTGGTGGCTGACAGTTAGGGATGGCACTCAGCCTAACAGTCTGACGTGAGATTTGTTTAAGACGGCTTTCTAGAGCAAGTATGTGGGGGCCAGTTACATGGACGCTAGGAGGCGTGAGTTCCTGAATCTTACTCAAGGAGATCAtttagtggccgagtatgaggtctACTTTTTGAGATTGAGCCGTTATGTACGAGGCatggtggcgactgagtatgAGCATTGTGTTCATTTTTAGGACGGCCTTAAGAATAACTTGAGGGTCCTAATAGCTCCGTAGAGGGAGCGTAAGTTTGTCGTGTTGGTCAAGAAGGCCAAGATTGCGGAGGAGGTTAAGTGTGCTGAGCGCCAGAACCGTGACAGAGGGAAGGCTAAGAGGGATATAGAGTCTTTGAATGCTGGGGTGAGGCCTACGAAAGAGGCCAGATCTGATGGGCCCTGAGAGTTGGGCCTACTGTTGCACCTGTTAGGATGGCGATTTGTTAGCTTTGTAACAGACGCCATTCGGGCGAGTGTTAGAGGTCTACTAgatcttgttttagatgtggatcATCTGAGCATCGTGTTAAGGACTGTCCATTGAAGGCTAATTAGATGCAAGCTCCGACTATTGAGACTGTACAGCCACCGATGGGAGTTCAGCAGCCATCTAGGGGCCGaggtcaggctaggggtggtaacggtATGGGCCGAGGGCAAAGACCACCGAACAGAGATGCTGGGCCGATTGAGGTGAGGCAGCTTGTACTTGTCTATGCTGCACGTCGTCATAAGGATGGAGATGCTAATGACGTCATCATGGGTACGTTCTTAATCCTTAACATACCTTATGttgcactgatagacataggctctacgCATTCCTACATTGCATGTtctgtgtctgagactttgggaaTACCGTATGAGGGCACTTCTAGTGAGATTTCAGTGGTGACTCTGTTGGGGCAGTCTATTAGGGTTAGTAAACTGTTCAGGGACGTTCTGTTGGAAGTCTAAAAAACGATatttctggctgatctgatggaactATCGTTCCTTAGACTGGCTAGTGAAGCATCGTATAAGTCTGGATTGTGCTGAAAAGAGGGTGGTTCTGAGGGCCGAGGAGGGTATCGAGATAGTCATGGTTGGAGAACGACAAATTACCTGAGTAATGTGATATTTGCATTAATGGTAGAGAAGCTGGTGAGGAAAGGATGTAAGGCATTTTTGGCTTACATCAATGCCTCGGATTCTGTAGACTTATCGGTTAAGGACATTCGTGCTATGAAGAACTTcccagatgtttttccagaggaattaccaggattgcGTCCGAGCCATGAGGTAGAATTTGGGATTAAGTTGATTCctagtacagctccggtgtctatcgtcCCTTACCAAATGGCACTGAAGGAGATAGCgaaactgaaggctcaaattcaagagctgTTGGATCGTGGGTTTATTTGTCCTGGTGTGTCCCCGTAGGGAGCACCTGctctgttcgtaaagaagaaagacggtaCAATGAGGCTATACATCGACTACTGCCAATTGAACAAGTtgataattaagaataagtacccacttccgagGATTGACGACCTATTTGACTAGTTCagaggggcttcagtgttttctAAAATTGATTTGCAGTCagattatcatcagttgagggtaaAAGAGGCCgatgtgcataagacgacatttaggactcgttatgggcatcacgagttcctagtcatgccttttgggttgactaatgcaccagcggcattcatggacttgatgaaccgcgTGTTTCAGCCCTACTTGGAGTgatttgtggtggtgttcatcgACGACATTTTGCTGTATTCTAAGTATGAGGACAAGCACGACGAGCATTTGAAAGTGGTTCTACAGCTCCTTCGTGAGaaacagttatatgcgaagttcacgaagtgtgagttctggcttagggaggtaacctttttagggcatgtggtttctgctgaggggattcaagttgatcctcgtaagattgaggctgtgATGGATTGGAAACAGCCGAAGAATGTGTCAGAGATTCGCAGCTTTCTGGGACTGGCAGGGTATTACCGACGTTTTGTAGAGGGGTTCTCGTTGATCGTAGCGCTGTTGACTAAATTGTTGCGCAAATGAGTCCCTTTCGTTTGGACTAACGCGCGATAGGAGGGCTTCATGAAGCTCAAGACAGTTTTGACTCAGGCTCCAGTTCTGATGCAGCTTGAGCCTGGTAGGGACCTCGTGGTTTACAGTGATGTgtcacatgtgggtttgggttgcgtcttgatgcaagacggtaaggTAGTTGCCTATGCGTCTCGACAGCTTAGGACTGACGAGGCTAATTATttgacgcatgatttggagttggctgcagTGGTCTTTGCATTCAAGATTTGGATGCATTATCTGTATGgagagaagtgtatcatctacactgattataagagcctcaaatatctcctcactcagaaggagttaaatcttaggcagcgtcgaTGGGTTGAGCTACTTAAGGACTACGACTGCAGTATTGAGTATCACCCTGaaaaggccaatgtggtggccgatgcactAATCCATAAGGCTgtgactgatctgagagcaatgttcgcTCGATTGAGTCTTTATGACAACGGAAGTATTCTGGAAGAGCTACAAGTGAAGCCGACATGGATTGAACAGATTAGAGCTAAGCAGTTAGAGGATAAGAATCTCGAGATGTGATTTTGTCAGGTTGAGACAGGGACTACTACAAATTTTGGGCTAAATAATGATGGGGTATTGTGCTTCCGAGGTAGGATCTGTGTACCTAATGATAAGGATTTGAGGCTGTCGATTTTGAGGGAAGCATATAGTAGTCCGTACACTATGCATCttggtgggaataagatgtataAAGATCTCcgagagttgtactggtggccaaggTTGAAGCGTGAAGTGACTAATTTTGTTGCTCGTTGTTTGACGTGTCAGCAGGTTAATgatgagcatcagttaccttcgggtttgctacaaCCAGTTAAGATACCGATATGGAAATGGCAGCGAGTAACGATGGAcgtcgttagtgggttgcccctaacacccactaagaaggactCTGTTTGGGTCATCATGGACCGATTGACCCAGACCACACATTTCATTCCTGTTAGGACAGACTTCTCTCTACAGAAGTTGGCCAAGctatacatttctgagatagtgaggctacatggggtacctatctcgatcatttctgatagggatcctcgttttaTGTCTCGATTTTGGCAGAAGCTTATGAGGCTTTGGGTTCTCGTCTTGACTTCAATACTATTTTTCATCcttagacagatggtcagtcggagagggtgattcagatattggaggatatgttgagagaaTGTGCTATGGATTTTTGAGGAAGTTGGGAGGAGTTCTTGCCTCTAGCAGAGTTggcttacaacaacagttatcagtccagtatacagatggcaccgtatgaggcactttatggtcataagtgtcgcaCTCTTTTGTgctagactgagttgggtgagtaGCGTGTTCTAGGTCCGGAATTGGTTTCagagactgaggataaggttcgCTTGATTCGGGATCGACCGAAAgcggcttctgatagacagaagtcctatgaGGATTTAAAAAGGAAGGACatcgagtattctgtgggagACATGGtctttcttaaggtctcgccatgaAAGAAGGTTATGAGgttcggtcgtaagggcaagctGAGTGCTCGATTTATTAGGCCGTACCAGATTTTGAAGCGAGTGGGCCCAGTTGCATATCAGTTGGATCTACCTCCAAAGTTGGATCGTATTTATGACATGttccacgtctcgatgttgagacgtTATCGCTCTGATCCCACACACATTGTGCCTatagaggagattgaggttagaccggaTCTGACGttcgaggaggagccagttcagattttggatcgtgACGTTAAGGTTTTGCGTAGGAAATCtattccattagtgaaggtgATGTGGCAGAATCATAGaactgaggaggctacttgggagctagAGGATTCGATGCTTCAATAGTATCCTTACCTTTTCTGATTAGGTAAAATTCGAGGACGAATTTTCTTtaaagggtagagttgtaacgccccaaatttttgtaAATTCGGCTTTTTTGATGGTTGAGCATGGAAATATTTGAACAATTGCTTTTGTGTTATTTTGGGATTTAAATGTGTGGTTAATAGGGTATGTGCTttggggtgtgtttgggaggtcccaagttcgagccTTAAGTTGggctaaattttgatttttatttggaTAAAGCTTGACTTTTGGTTAATAGGCATATAAGAATTTATTGGTATGAACTtaacagaatgggcttgctggtctggtggttaagtggagtgtcaGTCTACTCAGGGTATTGAGTTCTAATCTCTGCAGTGGCTTTGGGATTATTTTTGCTACAAGTTTTCGCTAAATTTTGGGCTTTATCAaaattttgagtttagggtttagtgaAAATTAAGGGTTTGCGGTATTCcgtattttccttctttttaacaAAAGTGTTTTCCTCTGCCATTTTCTTCTCCCAAACCCTTGCTACcgaaaattctatttctttttccccTCACCtccgtttttctttcttttcgatTAGTGGTGGCGTATTGCTAGGGGATTCGTTGGCTCAGTAAGTATGGTTTTATTAAATTGCGTGACTTCATTTAGAGATTGTTTAAAAGGGATTTTATTTGCTGTTTAGGGGATTATCAAAGTTTTGTGGATCGCTAATCAGGTGCCAAACAGTGAAGAATCACCGTTATTTATCgaaggtaagtagatctctcATTTTGGGATTTGCCTATTCTTAATAATCGGACTTAAGAGACTGATTTTGGGTTCGCTATGAGCGAttttaggctttggagtgctcgtggttggattagcagcaaaaacgaaccaggtgtgtactccgaCTACACAGAAAACGAGTTTCCGCGAAAGCTAAAAAGTGgcttgtcgacgccacacgggcgtgtggtctgcccgtgtggtagCCTACGTCGCAAGACACTGGCGTGTCACTGACGAGCTCGGCCGTTCGCGCGCCACACAGGCACAATGGACATGGGCTGTAAGGGCTTGTAGGCTGTGTGCGAGGCACGGGCTCAggaaaatgggccgtgtgggccacataggcgtgtgagcccatacaggtgaaccacacaggcgtgtgggaatttgggccaggccgtgtgatccacacgggcaaagcCAATTTCGGTCGTGTAGGCCACACGAGCAGGGAACTCGGGCGTGTGAGCCTAATTTTGttgaaatgttctgtaaggttgaACGCGTTGCTTGAGTCGACTGTGACCTGACTGTAGGGGCGGTAAGCATTACTTAGTCCCCATACTCTGATTGGTTTCTGAAAAGTATGTTAATATAAGCATGTGTATTTGTCTGATTCTTTATATCTGCT encodes:
- the LOC121211494 gene encoding uncharacterized protein, with the protein product MQAPTIETVQPPMGVQQPSRGRGQARGGNGMGRGQRPPNRDAGPIEVRQLVLVYAARRHKDGDANDVIMGTFLILNIPYVALIDIGSTHSYIACSVSETLGIPYEGTSSEISVVTLLGQSIRGGSEGRGGYRDSHGWRTTNYLSNVIFALMVEKLVRKGCKAFLAYINASDSVDLSVKDIRAMKNFPDVFPEELPGLRPSHEVEFGIKLIPSTAPVSIVPYQMALKEIAKLKAQIQELLDRGFICPGVSP
- the LOC107952350 gene encoding uncharacterized protein is translated as MRFGRKGKLSARFIRPYQILKRVGPVAYQLDLPPKLDRIYDMFHVSMLRRYRSDPTHIVPIEEIEVRPDLTFEEEPVQILDRDVKVLRRKSIPLVKVMWQNHRTEEATWELEDSMLQ